A window of Longispora fulva contains these coding sequences:
- a CDS encoding SGNH/GDSL hydrolase family protein: MRLRRPLVILLLAAGTLLATALPAQAAGPGYAALGDSYSSGVGTRDYYADSGNCQRSQYAYPTLDSGRLGASLTFVACSGARVADVQNNQLGALNAATSYVTVSVGGNDAGFADVITQCAKPWPWTCTSEINNANAFIRNTLPGRLDGLYAQIRSRAPGARVVVVGYPRLFQGESCNVLARISAAEASALNGTADLLATTTAGRASAAGFSFVDSRAAFTGHAVCSNSEWLNGLSNPISESYHPNRSGHVGYANIVEPVLRGAAAPVFLSLEPSLTDPAEVTATLAASYRQEAAEAHRSRD; encoded by the coding sequence ATGCGACTCCGTCGACCCCTCGTCATCCTCCTCCTCGCCGCCGGCACCCTGCTGGCCACGGCGCTGCCCGCCCAGGCCGCCGGGCCGGGCTACGCGGCACTCGGGGACTCCTACTCCTCCGGCGTCGGCACCCGCGACTACTACGCCGACTCGGGCAACTGCCAGCGCTCGCAGTACGCCTACCCGACCCTGGACTCCGGCCGGCTCGGCGCGTCGCTCACCTTCGTCGCGTGCAGCGGGGCCCGGGTCGCCGACGTGCAGAACAACCAGCTCGGCGCGCTGAACGCCGCCACGAGCTACGTCACCGTCTCGGTCGGCGGCAACGACGCAGGGTTCGCCGACGTGATCACCCAGTGCGCGAAGCCGTGGCCGTGGACCTGCACCTCGGAGATCAACAACGCCAACGCCTTCATCCGCAACACGCTGCCGGGCCGGCTCGACGGGCTCTACGCGCAGATCAGGTCCCGCGCGCCCGGGGCCCGGGTCGTGGTCGTCGGCTACCCACGGCTGTTCCAGGGCGAGTCCTGCAACGTGCTGGCCCGGATCTCCGCCGCCGAGGCGTCCGCGCTCAACGGCACGGCCGACCTGCTCGCGACCACGACCGCCGGCCGGGCGTCGGCCGCCGGGTTCTCCTTCGTCGACTCACGGGCGGCGTTCACCGGCCACGCCGTGTGCTCCAACAGCGAATGGCTCAACGGCCTGTCCAACCCGATCAGCGAGTCCTACCACCCCAACCGGAGCGGACACGTCGGGTACGCCAACATCGTCGAGCCCGTCCTGCGCGGCGCGGCAGCCCCGGTGTTCCTCTCGCTGGAGCCCTCCCTCACGGACCCGGCCGAGGTAACGGCAACCCTGGCGGCCTCCTACCGTCAGGAGGCAGCGGAAGCCCACCGCTCCCGCGACTAG
- the thrS gene encoding threonine--tRNA ligase, whose protein sequence is MSAPNPAVKADAPARVLVPAGTTAAEAVEVAGLPMTGPKAIVVLRTDEGVLKDLSWVPDTDTGAEAVALDSKDGLNVLRHSTAHVLAQAVQDVFPDAKLGIGPPVLNGFYYDFSVTTPFTPEDLSKLDKRMQEIIKSGQKFSRRVFGTLDEAKAELKDEPFKLELVDIKGDVDEDVMEVGGGELTIYDNVDAKTGERCWGDLCRGPHLPTTRHIPAFKLMRTAAAYWRGSEKNPQLQRIYGTAWPTRDALKEHLRLLEEAAKRDHRKLGAELDLFSFPDEIGSGLAVFHPKGGIIRREMENYSRLRHEQAGYEFVNTPHIAKGSLFEISGHLQWYKDGMYPPMQLDGADYYAKPMNCPFHNLIFRSRGRSYRELPLRMFEFGTVYRFEKSGVVHGLTRVRGMTQDDAHIYCTREQMAGELKSLLDFVLNLLRDYGLDDFYLELSTRDDSPKFVGEQADWDEATAALQAAADESGLELVPDPGGAAFYGPKISVQCRDAIGRTWQMSTIQVDFQLPQRFELEFNGPDGTRPRPVMIHRALFGSIERFFGVLTEHYAGAFPAWLAPVQVVGIPVRDENVAYLEEFVALLKKEGIRAEVDASDDRMQKKIRTAQQQKIPFMAIVGDDDANGGTVSFRYRDGSQRNAVPLAEAVAHVAEVVRSRTNVGPSAPAEAAAHE, encoded by the coding sequence GTGTCCGCACCGAACCCAGCCGTCAAGGCCGACGCCCCAGCGCGCGTTCTGGTCCCGGCCGGGACGACGGCGGCGGAGGCTGTCGAGGTCGCGGGGCTGCCGATGACCGGCCCCAAGGCGATCGTCGTGCTGCGTACCGATGAAGGGGTTCTCAAGGATCTGTCCTGGGTCCCCGACACCGACACCGGAGCCGAGGCCGTCGCCCTGGACAGCAAGGACGGCCTCAACGTCCTGCGGCACTCGACCGCGCACGTGCTCGCCCAGGCCGTCCAGGACGTGTTCCCCGACGCCAAGCTCGGCATCGGCCCGCCGGTCCTCAACGGCTTCTACTACGACTTCTCGGTGACCACCCCGTTCACGCCCGAGGACCTCTCCAAGCTCGACAAGCGCATGCAGGAGATCATCAAGTCGGGGCAGAAGTTCTCCCGGCGGGTCTTCGGCACCCTCGACGAGGCGAAGGCCGAGCTCAAGGACGAGCCGTTCAAGCTCGAGCTGGTCGACATCAAGGGCGACGTCGACGAGGACGTCATGGAGGTGGGCGGCGGCGAGCTGACCATCTACGACAACGTCGACGCCAAGACCGGCGAGCGCTGCTGGGGCGACCTGTGCCGCGGCCCGCACCTGCCGACCACCCGGCACATCCCGGCGTTCAAGCTGATGCGCACCGCCGCAGCCTACTGGCGCGGCAGTGAGAAGAACCCGCAGCTCCAGCGCATCTACGGCACCGCGTGGCCGACCCGCGACGCCCTCAAGGAGCACCTGCGCCTGCTGGAGGAGGCGGCCAAGCGCGACCACCGCAAGCTCGGCGCGGAGCTGGACCTGTTCAGCTTCCCCGACGAGATCGGCTCCGGGCTGGCCGTGTTCCACCCGAAGGGCGGCATCATCCGCCGCGAGATGGAGAACTACTCGCGGCTGCGGCACGAGCAGGCCGGCTACGAGTTCGTGAACACCCCGCACATCGCGAAGGGTTCGCTGTTCGAGATCTCCGGGCACCTGCAGTGGTACAAGGACGGCATGTACCCGCCCATGCAGCTCGACGGCGCGGACTACTACGCCAAGCCGATGAACTGCCCGTTCCACAACCTGATCTTCCGGTCCCGGGGCCGCTCGTACCGCGAGCTGCCGCTGCGGATGTTCGAGTTCGGCACCGTCTACCGGTTCGAGAAGTCCGGCGTGGTGCACGGCCTGACCCGGGTGCGCGGCATGACGCAGGACGACGCGCACATCTACTGCACCCGCGAGCAGATGGCCGGCGAGCTCAAGAGCCTGCTGGACTTCGTCCTCAACCTGCTCCGCGACTACGGCCTCGACGACTTCTACCTGGAGCTGTCGACCCGCGACGACTCGCCGAAGTTCGTCGGCGAGCAGGCCGACTGGGACGAGGCGACGGCGGCCCTGCAGGCCGCTGCCGACGAGTCAGGCCTGGAGCTCGTGCCGGACCCGGGTGGCGCGGCGTTCTACGGCCCGAAGATCTCCGTGCAGTGCCGCGACGCGATCGGCCGGACCTGGCAGATGTCCACGATCCAGGTGGACTTCCAGCTCCCGCAGCGCTTCGAGCTGGAGTTCAACGGCCCCGACGGCACCCGGCCGCGCCCCGTCATGATCCACCGGGCGCTGTTCGGCTCGATCGAGCGGTTCTTCGGCGTCCTCACCGAGCACTACGCTGGCGCGTTCCCGGCCTGGCTGGCCCCGGTGCAGGTCGTCGGCATCCCGGTCCGCGACGAGAACGTGGCGTACCTCGAGGAGTTCGTGGCGCTGCTCAAGAAGGAGGGCATCCGGGCCGAGGTGGACGCCTCCGACGACCGGATGCAGAAGAAGATCCGCACCGCCCAGCAGCAGAAGATCCCGTTCATGGCGATCGTGGGCGACGACGACGCGAACGGCGGGACGGTGTCCTTCCGGTACCGCGACGGCTCGCAGCGCAACGCCGTCCCGCTCGCCGAGGCGGTGGCGCACGTGGCCGAGGTGGTCCGCTCCCGGACGAACGTCGGACCGTCGGCGCCGGCCGAGGCCGCGGCACACGAGTAG
- a CDS encoding HIT family protein, with amino-acid sequence MTDDRLQRLWTPHRLAYVAGGENNPVGDGPDGCPFCLSQARPDEEVNIIVRGEHVFALLNLYPYNSGHLMVCPRRHVADYTDLTPEEAVELAEFTQKAMRALRLAQSPHGFNIGMNQGSAAGAGIAAHLHQHVVPRWSGDANFMPIVGQTKVIPQLLPETRKLLVEAWNSLG; translated from the coding sequence ATGACGGACGATCGGCTGCAACGCCTCTGGACTCCCCACCGGCTCGCGTACGTGGCCGGTGGGGAGAACAACCCCGTCGGCGACGGCCCCGACGGCTGCCCGTTCTGCCTGTCCCAGGCCCGTCCGGACGAAGAGGTCAACATCATCGTCCGGGGCGAGCACGTGTTCGCGCTGCTCAACCTGTATCCGTACAACTCCGGGCACCTGATGGTCTGCCCGCGGCGGCACGTGGCCGACTACACGGACCTGACGCCGGAGGAGGCCGTGGAGCTCGCGGAGTTCACCCAGAAGGCGATGCGCGCGCTGCGGCTGGCCCAGAGCCCGCACGGTTTCAACATCGGGATGAACCAGGGCTCGGCGGCCGGGGCCGGGATCGCCGCCCACCTGCACCAGCACGTGGTGCCCCGGTGGAGCGGCGACGCGAACTTCATGCCGATCGTCGGCCAGACGAAGGTCATCCCGCAGCTGCTGCCCGAAACACGCAAACTTCTCGTGGAGGCATGGAACTCCCTAGGGTAA